A genomic region of Nymphaea colorata isolate Beijing-Zhang1983 chromosome 2, ASM883128v2, whole genome shotgun sequence contains the following coding sequences:
- the LOC116247568 gene encoding methyl-CpG-binding domain-containing protein 2-like, protein MTSAWRPLPPQDHDHLLENAEVVAPLSVQVPGNGSHSDAEQSVRGESSAGHVDDREKDCCCQTSRCRCSARTGLFAVQCSACFKWRLIPSKRVYEDIRQAVLVDPFVCDKAKKWNPHVSCAVPDDIQPSEDMIWGIDDPIDAPEPPPGWERLLRIRNRWWDYRFADVFYVAPNGKRVRSKSEVERFFTENPEYVREGVHINQFSFYAPKPQLNSCGFYIPS, encoded by the exons ATGACTTCCGCCTGGAGACCGCTTCCACCCCAAGATCATGATCATCTACTTGAAAATGCTGAAGTCGTCGCTCCTTTGAGTGTACAAGTACCGGGAAATGGATCTCACAGTGATGCGGAACAAAGTGTAAGGGGCGAGAGTTCTGCTGGCCATGTGGATGACCGTGAGAAAGACTGCTGCTGTCAAACTTCAAGGTGCCGTTGTTCGGCTCGGACAGGCTTGTTTGCAGTTCAATGTTCTGCCTGCTTCAAGTGGAGGCTTATCCCTTCAAAGCGGGTGTATGAAGATATACGTCAGGCCGTTCTTGTGGACCCCTTTGTGTGTGACAAAGCAAAGAAATGGAACCCACATGTATCGTGTGCTGTTCCGGATGATATACAGCCAAGCGAGGACATGATTTGGGGGATTGACGACCCAATTGATGCGCCTGAGCCTCCTCCTGGATGGGAGAGGCTGTTGCGCATTAGGAACCGTTGGTGGGACTACCGATTTGCTGATGT gttttatgTTGCACCAAATGGCAAGCGGGTGCGTTCAAAATCGGAGGTTGAAAG GTTTTTCACCGAAAACCCAGAATATGTTCGTGAGGGTGTACATATCAACCAATTCTCCTTTTATGCCCCAAAGCCACAACTGAACAG TTGTGGTTTCTACATTCCATCGTGA
- the LOC116247569 gene encoding phosphatidylinositol N-acetylglucosaminyltransferase subunit C-like: protein MTLGALTEPNAVNAAPMPHPRERRIEGHQPKNKQKVSLLLHYLLNIAYFISGLYVLAPLYCILTRSISSDSIWALTVFLLVIHLFLHDYSGSTIRPPGALKNPTLTSNISLNASIVASVLIASGLPSRHHVFSIMLFSLQIFLFSPLVMYCIKKYSTKVHLCFSLHLTCATLAILFPLHHSLFALFLALLLFITVVCPYWLIRIIQEYKFEINGPWDEAKLCFDITE from the exons ATGACCTTGGGTGCGTTGACCGAACCCAATGCGGTCAACGCAGCACCCATGCCGCACCCAAG agagagaaggatagaGGGCCACCAgccaaaaaacaaacaaaaggtttcccttcttcttcattaCCTCCTTAACATTGCTTACTTCATTAGTGGCTTGTATGTACTAGCCCCACTTTATTGCATCCTCACAAGATCCATCAGTTCAGACTCCATTTGGGCACTAACAGTTTTCCTGCTTGTTATTCATCTCTTTTTGCATGATTATTCTGGCTCAACCATCAGACCACCTGGGGCCTTGAAGAATCCAACACTAACCAGCAATATCTCCCTGAATGCGTCCATTGTGGCGTCCGTTCTTATTGCTTCCGGCCTTCCTTCAAGGCATCATGTGTTCTCCATCATGCTTTTTTCTTTAcagatctttcttttttctccactAGTGATGTACTGCATCAAGAAGTACTCCACCAAAGTGCACTTGTGTTTTTCTCTCCACTTGACCTGTGCAACTTTGGCCATTCTTTTTCCCCTTCACCATTCCTTGTTTGCTCTATTTCTAGCCCTATTATTGTTCATTACTGTTGTATGTCCTTACTGGCTTATCAGGATAATACAGGAATACAAATTTGAGATAAATGGTCCTTGGGATGAAGCTAAACTTTGTTTTGACATAACCGAGTAA